In Kordiimonas pumila, a single genomic region encodes these proteins:
- a CDS encoding acyl-CoA dehydrogenase encodes MSAKPAFNWEDPFLLEDQLTEEERLIRDSARDYCQAKLMPRILMANRTENFDRAIMTELGEMGLLGATLPEQYGGSGVNHVSYGLIAREVERVDSGYRSAMSVQSSLVMHPIYAYGSEEQRMKYLPKLASGEFVGCFGLTEPDHGSDPGGMRTRAEKVDGGYKLTGNKMWITNSPIADVAVVWAKLDGKIRGFIVERGMEGFSTPKIEGKMSLRASITGEIVLDNVIVPEENLLPNASGLGGPFGCLNKARFGIAWGALGAAEFCWHAARQYTMDRKQFGKPLAQTQLVQKKLADMMTEITLGLQACLRVGRLLDEGKSAPENISLIKRNSCGKSLDIARMARDMHGGNGIADEFHVIRHMVNLETVNTYEGTYDVHTLILGRAQTGLQAFM; translated from the coding sequence ATGTCAGCCAAACCAGCATTTAATTGGGAAGACCCCTTTCTTCTTGAAGATCAGCTTACAGAAGAAGAACGCCTGATCCGCGATAGCGCGCGTGATTACTGTCAGGCAAAGTTGATGCCGCGTATTTTGATGGCAAACCGCACAGAAAATTTTGACCGTGCGATTATGACTGAGCTGGGCGAGATGGGCCTGCTTGGGGCAACCTTACCTGAGCAATACGGCGGGTCTGGTGTAAACCATGTGTCGTACGGCCTGATTGCCCGCGAGGTTGAGCGTGTTGACAGCGGCTACCGGTCTGCCATGAGTGTGCAGTCTTCCCTTGTAATGCACCCTATTTATGCATACGGCAGTGAAGAACAGCGTATGAAATACCTGCCAAAGCTGGCTTCTGGCGAGTTTGTTGGTTGTTTTGGCCTGACAGAGCCTGACCATGGTTCTGACCCCGGCGGCATGCGTACGCGCGCCGAAAAGGTTGATGGCGGCTATAAGTTAACAGGCAATAAAATGTGGATCACCAATAGCCCAATCGCGGATGTGGCTGTTGTTTGGGCAAAGCTCGACGGCAAAATTCGCGGCTTTATTGTTGAACGCGGGATGGAAGGTTTCTCTACACCAAAAATTGAAGGTAAAATGTCTCTGCGTGCTTCGATTACGGGCGAAATTGTACTTGATAATGTTATTGTTCCGGAAGAAAACCTACTCCCGAATGCAAGCGGCCTTGGTGGCCCGTTTGGGTGCCTGAATAAAGCACGTTTTGGTATTGCATGGGGTGCGCTTGGTGCGGCTGAGTTCTGCTGGCATGCAGCACGGCAATATACAATGGACCGTAAGCAGTTTGGTAAACCACTGGCCCAGACCCAGTTGGTACAAAAGAAACTTGCAGACATGATGACCGAGATAACGCTGGGCTTGCAAGCATGCCTGCGTGTTGGGCGGCTGCTGGATGAAGGTAAGTCAGCACCAGAAAACATATCGCTGATCAAGCGCAATAGCTGCGGCAAATCGCTTGATATTGCCCGCATGGCGCGTGATATGCACGGCGGTAATGGTATTGCAGACGAGTTCCATGTGATCCGTCATATGGTAAACCTTGAGACAGTTAATACCTATGAAGGCACATATGATGTGCATACGCTTATTTTAGGCCGTGCACAAACCGGCCTTCAGGCCTTTATGTAA
- a CDS encoding trimeric intracellular cation channel family protein produces MHDLLFYFDMAGVFVFAISGALAAVRKGMDLFGIIVLALMPAVGGGTIRDLVLDQPVFWIVSTHSIWVALIAAGLTFLFARHLESRMRWLIWADAAGLALFCVVGAEKALVVSGSPMVAIMLGVTTGVAGGVIRDVICNEIPLVMRVDEYFYATAAFFGAGVYCLMDYLGYAGPIALWAAIATAFTTRAMAILKGWRLPKALR; encoded by the coding sequence ATGCATGATTTACTGTTTTACTTTGATATGGCGGGGGTTTTTGTTTTTGCAATTTCAGGCGCGCTTGCTGCGGTTCGGAAAGGCATGGACCTTTTTGGTATTATAGTGTTGGCGCTTATGCCTGCGGTTGGCGGCGGTACTATCCGCGACCTTGTGCTTGATCAGCCTGTGTTCTGGATTGTGAGTACACATTCCATATGGGTGGCTCTTATTGCTGCGGGCTTAACCTTCTTGTTTGCGCGCCATCTTGAAAGCCGTATGCGCTGGCTTATTTGGGCTGACGCTGCGGGGCTTGCGCTTTTCTGTGTGGTGGGCGCAGAAAAGGCACTTGTTGTATCAGGCAGTCCGATGGTGGCGATTATGCTAGGTGTTACCACAGGCGTGGCCGGCGGTGTTATCCGCGATGTAATCTGCAATGAAATTCCGCTTGTTATGCGTGTTGATGAGTATTTTTACGCGACAGCCGCTTTTTTTGGAGCAGGTGTTTACTGCCTGATGGATTATTTGGGATACGCTGGCCCCATTGCCTTGTGGGCTGCCATAGCAACAGCCTTTACAACGCGTGCTATGGCAATTTTAAAAGGTTGGCGCTTGCCTAAAGCCCTGCGCTAG
- a CDS encoding FecCD family ABC transporter permease, with amino-acid sequence MITMFTRKPWLFHGALACLLVVAAFVSGMYGQISLTAAEFLRALLGRGDEGLVLIVQDLRMPRVALAILTGATLGYTGAALQGLLRNPLADPGVIGVTSSASLGAVIAIYFGFSAVSLFMVPVFAMTGALFATFVLVILAARDSSVLTLILAGMGISSLAMAGVSLVMNFAPTPMSVQEMVLWMLGSLENRTYEDLILASPFILAGWVMMLGSGQGLNALSLGSEAAATLGIDVARLRWRIVMGTALSVGATVAVCGSVGFIGLVVPHFVRAVIGYEPRKILLPSAFVGAFIMLLADILTRLPIGHGQLRLGVVTALIGAPMFIYIVFKTRESMR; translated from the coding sequence ATGATAACAATGTTCACCCGCAAGCCTTGGTTGTTTCATGGTGCATTAGCTTGTCTTTTGGTGGTGGCGGCTTTTGTGTCTGGCATGTACGGGCAAATTTCCTTAACGGCGGCGGAATTCCTGCGGGCGCTTTTGGGGCGCGGCGATGAAGGTCTGGTGCTTATTGTACAAGACCTAAGAATGCCGCGTGTGGCGCTTGCTATTTTAACCGGTGCAACACTTGGTTATACGGGCGCTGCTTTGCAGGGATTGCTGCGTAACCCGCTTGCTGACCCGGGCGTAATTGGTGTTACATCATCTGCAAGCCTTGGGGCTGTTATTGCCATTTATTTTGGTTTTTCAGCCGTTAGCCTTTTTATGGTGCCTGTTTTTGCCATGACAGGGGCGCTTTTTGCTACCTTTGTTCTGGTAATATTGGCAGCAAGAGATAGTAGTGTTTTAACACTGATACTGGCTGGCATGGGTATATCAAGCCTTGCTATGGCGGGGGTGTCGCTTGTTATGAACTTTGCCCCAACACCTATGAGTGTGCAGGAAATGGTGCTCTGGATGTTAGGATCCCTTGAAAACCGTACGTATGAAGACCTGATTCTGGCTAGCCCTTTCATTCTTGCAGGCTGGGTTATGATGCTGGGTTCGGGGCAAGGCTTGAATGCCTTGTCGCTTGGTTCAGAAGCTGCTGCAACACTGGGGATTGATGTTGCTCGCCTGCGCTGGCGTATTGTTATGGGCACGGCTTTATCAGTGGGGGCGACAGTAGCCGTTTGTGGTTCTGTGGGTTTTATTGGCCTTGTGGTGCCACACTTTGTGCGTGCAGTTATTGGCTATGAACCACGCAAAATTTTACTGCCAAGCGCCTTTGTTGGTGCTTTTATTATGCTCCTTGCCGATATTTTAACACGTCTGCCCATTGGTCACGGCCAGCTTAGGCTTGGGGTGGTAACCGCCCTTATCGGTGCACCGATGTTTATCTATATCGTTTTTAAAACGCGGGAGAGCATGCGGTGA
- a CDS encoding YHS domain-containing (seleno)protein has product MKKLSIRICAIIFMMLAFGSFAQAGDDPVYTGTFSNVAVGGYDTVVYFTEGQPIKGNKKFSTDYKGAQWRFVNAENKALFLAHPEQYAPQYGGYCAWAVSQGYTASGDPTVWKIVDGKLYLNYNDDVKAKWEQDIPAFIKSADKNFPNLVDAPE; this is encoded by the coding sequence ATGAAAAAACTTAGTATCCGCATTTGTGCTATTATTTTTATGATGCTGGCTTTTGGCTCTTTTGCGCAGGCTGGTGATGACCCGGTTTATACAGGCACATTCAGTAATGTCGCTGTGGGTGGTTATGATACCGTTGTGTATTTTACAGAAGGCCAGCCGATAAAGGGTAATAAAAAGTTCAGTACTGACTATAAGGGCGCGCAGTGGCGTTTTGTAAACGCAGAAAATAAGGCGCTTTTTCTTGCGCACCCCGAACAATATGCGCCGCAGTATGGCGGCTACTGTGCATGGGCTGTAAGCCAAGGCTATACTGCATCAGGTGATCCAACTGTTTGGAAAATTGTGGATGGTAAGCTCTATCTTAATTATAATGACGATGTAAAAGCCAAGTGGGAGCAGGATATTCCCGCCTTTATAAAATCAGCCGATAAAAACTTTCCAAACCTTGTAGATGCCCCTGAATAA
- a CDS encoding ABC transporter ATP-binding protein, whose protein sequence is MTGLELKNISATLEGMAVLSGVSFAVKPGEVVGLIGPNGAGKTTVLKAALGLLPLVGGTVFLDGQLLEGMNAKDRACKVAYVPQGAPVHWPLTAERTVALGRIPHISPWQNITADDTAAIEKAMRVTDCWKLRDRLVTTLSGGERARVLLARAIAVNAYFLLADEPTASLDPAHQLQVMEILKEQASNGVGAVVVMHDLALAARTCDRLILICEGRVLAAGTPGHVLTDANIQKAFHVSVSRWKAGGVDMIAPIARIDS, encoded by the coding sequence GTGACGGGGCTTGAGCTTAAAAATATCAGTGCCACGCTGGAAGGGATGGCTGTTCTTTCCGGGGTGAGTTTCGCTGTTAAGCCTGGCGAGGTAGTGGGGCTTATTGGCCCGAACGGTGCTGGCAAAACCACAGTTTTAAAGGCAGCACTTGGGTTACTTCCTCTTGTTGGCGGTACTGTTTTTCTGGACGGGCAGCTTCTTGAAGGGATGAATGCCAAAGACAGGGCCTGCAAGGTTGCTTACGTACCACAAGGGGCGCCGGTGCACTGGCCGCTGACAGCAGAGCGTACGGTTGCTCTAGGCCGTATCCCCCACATCAGCCCGTGGCAAAATATAACAGCTGACGATACAGCCGCTATTGAAAAAGCAATGCGGGTAACCGACTGTTGGAAGCTGCGGGACCGGCTGGTAACAACGCTTTCTGGCGGCGAGCGCGCCCGCGTTTTGCTGGCCCGTGCTATTGCTGTAAATGCTTATTTCCTGCTGGCAGACGAGCCAACGGCATCTCTTGATCCAGCACATCAGCTTCAGGTTATGGAAATTTTAAAAGAACAAGCATCAAATGGGGTTGGTGCCGTTGTGGTTATGCACGATTTGGCGCTTGCTGCTCGTACCTGTGACCGGCTTATTCTTATTTGTGAAGGCCGTGTGCTGGCGGCAGGCACACCCGGTCATGTGCTCACTGATGCAAACATTCAGAAGGCTTTTCATGTGAGTGTGTCTCGCTGGAAAGCTGGTGGTGTTGATATGATCGCCCCTATAGCCCGGATTGATAGCTAA
- the ggt gene encoding gamma-glutamyltransferase yields the protein MTFVKRIFVFFVLLPLSFAAEAQTPLITYNTQFHPTLARNGIVVSQETYASEAGLEILKAGGNAVDAAVATGFALAVTHPQAGNLGGGGFMMIYLKAEDKVIALDYREMAPKAASRDMYLDANGAVDNKLSRFSLKSSGVPGTVMGLVEAQKQYGVLTLPEVMAPAIRLAEQGFAVPWELAESLSRYGKRLLADSASKGYFFKPDGSAYVAGDIFRQVDLAETLKTIAQKGSDGFYKGAVADKIVTTMETGGGLITHEDLENYEVRFREPVSGTFRNVKVVTMPPPSSGGVHVIQMLNVLEGWDLRSMGHNSAAYIHRMVETMKYAYADRSKYLGDPDFFKVPVAELTSKKYAAAIRAKINPDTATPSADIGPDPDLLYESHDTTHFSVADRFGNMVANTYTLNFTYGNSKSVAGAGFLLNNEMDDFSAKAGVPNAFGLLGGEANAIEAGKRPLSSMTPTFVFKDGKPYIATGSPGGSQIITTVLNVIMNAVEFDMNIQAATNMPRFHHQWFPDQIFMEAGFSLDTRRLLAKMGHHLSTEPFDSNAHIIGAAQSIMVTPEGLLAGAADPRRPGSFAAAY from the coding sequence ATGACATTCGTGAAGAGAATTTTTGTGTTTTTTGTGCTGTTGCCGCTGTCTTTTGCAGCCGAAGCACAGACCCCCCTTATTACCTATAATACACAGTTTCACCCCACACTGGCGCGAAATGGCATTGTTGTAAGCCAAGAAACCTACGCAAGCGAAGCTGGTCTTGAAATATTAAAAGCTGGCGGCAATGCCGTTGATGCCGCAGTCGCTACAGGCTTTGCCCTTGCTGTTACGCACCCACAGGCAGGCAACCTTGGTGGTGGTGGCTTTATGATGATTTACCTGAAAGCCGAAGATAAAGTCATTGCGCTTGATTACCGCGAGATGGCCCCAAAAGCTGCCAGCCGTGATATGTATTTAGATGCAAATGGTGCGGTTGATAATAAACTGTCACGCTTTAGCCTGAAGTCAAGCGGCGTGCCGGGTACTGTTATGGGCCTTGTTGAGGCGCAAAAACAGTATGGTGTGCTTACGCTCCCTGAAGTGATGGCACCTGCGATTAGATTAGCCGAACAAGGTTTTGCCGTGCCGTGGGAGCTTGCAGAATCGCTTTCCCGCTACGGTAAGCGCTTATTAGCAGACAGTGCTAGCAAGGGTTATTTTTTCAAGCCTGATGGCAGCGCTTATGTGGCGGGAGATATATTCAGGCAGGTAGATCTGGCAGAGACGCTGAAAACTATCGCTCAAAAGGGTTCTGATGGTTTTTATAAAGGCGCCGTTGCAGATAAAATTGTCACCACAATGGAAACAGGTGGCGGCCTGATCACCCATGAAGATTTGGAAAACTATGAAGTGCGTTTCCGGGAACCTGTTTCAGGCACGTTTCGGAATGTGAAAGTCGTTACCATGCCGCCACCTTCGTCTGGCGGGGTGCATGTTATCCAGATGCTGAATGTGCTGGAAGGCTGGGATCTGCGCTCGATGGGGCATAATAGTGCGGCCTATATCCACCGTATGGTTGAAACCATGAAATATGCCTATGCAGATAGATCAAAATATCTTGGTGATCCTGATTTTTTCAAGGTGCCTGTTGCAGAACTAACCTCTAAAAAATATGCGGCTGCAATCCGCGCTAAAATTAACCCTGATACAGCAACGCCGTCTGCTGACATTGGGCCAGACCCAGACTTGCTTTATGAAAGCCATGACACCACGCATTTTTCTGTGGCGGACAGGTTTGGTAACATGGTTGCAAACACCTATACCCTGAATTTTACATACGGTAACAGCAAGTCTGTGGCGGGGGCAGGCTTCCTGCTAAATAATGAAATGGATGATTTTTCCGCAAAAGCCGGTGTGCCAAACGCATTTGGTTTGCTCGGTGGTGAAGCTAACGCGATAGAAGCAGGCAAGCGACCGCTGAGCAGCATGACACCAACATTTGTGTTCAAAGACGGCAAGCCCTATATCGCAACAGGCAGCCCGGGTGGGTCACAGATTATTACCACTGTTCTCAATGTTATTATGAATGCGGTAGAGTTTGATATGAATATTCAGGCAGCAACCAACATGCCGCGGTTTCATCATCAGTGGTTCCCGGACCAGATTTTTATGGAGGCGGGCTTCTCACTTGATACACGGCGGTTGCTGGCAAAAATGGGCCATCATCTTTCCACAGAGCCTTTTGACAGCAATGCTCATATCATTGGGGCTGCACAGTCGATCATGGTAACACCAGAAGGCTTGCTCGCTGGTGCGGCTGACCCGCGCAGGCCTGGTTCATTCGCGGCGGCTTACTAA
- a CDS encoding alpha/beta hydrolase, producing the protein MSLTVIKKLAFFVFICLALTPVKAEIALASQSVIPNTETYPLTSKITGRTYQIFISTPLQPAPVGGYPVIYLTDANAYFGTMVETMRHFVRGGKDRTEAVVVGIGYPEGTNIGKARSFDLTIQLADSPVPEGFGGASGFLHFILDELKPQIEDRFTLNKQSQTLFGHSFGGLFTLNALINQPDAFQTYLIASPSIWWGDRFMFRNKNFLSRLSPKLETTGATARVLLTVGALEQPKEPEAAPPASTGRPALPGVIGRTQVDDLVKMAGMLKETPGIYAEKIIFEGENHGSVVPAAISRGITFALSPDATQPEPAPVTAKRYNDYPMPVPTAEEYVAMTPNERFTHRTALRSWADKDMQARYVNEFKYNMDAALWFDDHYALHAEKVTMDNENGSTPKEAH; encoded by the coding sequence ATGTCCCTGACCGTTATAAAAAAATTAGCATTTTTTGTGTTTATCTGCTTGGCTTTAACGCCAGTGAAAGCTGAAATCGCCTTAGCCTCTCAATCGGTTATTCCAAACACGGAAACCTACCCCCTGACATCCAAGATCACCGGTAGAACATACCAGATTTTTATCTCAACACCACTTCAACCCGCGCCGGTAGGTGGTTATCCAGTTATTTACCTGACCGATGCCAACGCCTATTTTGGCACTATGGTTGAAACCATGCGGCACTTTGTTCGCGGCGGTAAAGACAGAACCGAAGCCGTGGTTGTCGGTATTGGGTACCCAGAGGGCACCAATATTGGCAAAGCCCGCTCTTTTGACCTAACCATTCAACTAGCTGATAGCCCGGTCCCTGAAGGCTTTGGCGGTGCCAGCGGTTTTTTACATTTCATACTGGATGAACTAAAACCACAAATAGAAGATCGTTTTACTCTGAACAAACAGAGCCAAACGCTATTTGGGCATTCCTTTGGCGGCCTCTTTACCCTCAATGCCCTGATAAACCAGCCTGATGCGTTTCAAACTTATTTGATCGCTAGTCCGTCCATCTGGTGGGGGGACCGCTTTATGTTCCGCAATAAAAACTTCCTCAGCAGGCTTAGCCCTAAACTAGAGACGACAGGTGCCACAGCGCGCGTTCTCTTAACTGTCGGCGCCCTAGAGCAGCCAAAAGAGCCAGAGGCAGCACCACCCGCCTCAACAGGCAGACCTGCGCTGCCTGGCGTTATTGGTCGCACTCAGGTGGATGATCTTGTCAAAATGGCAGGCATGCTAAAAGAAACCCCCGGCATTTATGCTGAAAAAATTATTTTTGAAGGCGAAAACCACGGCAGTGTTGTACCCGCCGCTATCAGCAGAGGAATTACCTTTGCTCTCTCACCAGATGCCACCCAGCCTGAGCCTGCACCTGTAACCGCCAAAAGATATAACGATTACCCCATGCCCGTGCCCACGGCAGAAGAGTATGTCGCCATGACACCAAACGAGCGCTTTACCCACCGCACAGCCCTGCGCAGTTGGGCTGATAAAGACATGCAAGCACGGTATGTTAACGAGTTCAAATACAATATGGATGCGGCCCTGTGGTTTGATGACCATTATGCCCTGCATGCAGAAAAGGTCACCATGGACAATGAGAACGGCTCAACCCCCAAAGAAGCCCACTAG
- a CDS encoding LysR substrate-binding domain-containing protein: MKRQIPSLTALECFENVMRHGLVTRAADELNLTQSAVSRQIGNLEAFIRQPLFKRERKRLVPTEAAKEFSTTLSPIMDKLEKETMRLMSWGAEDRILTLGLLPTFGSRWLIPRLGGFTAKNPDIQLNIVTGLSLEDFIAANTDVFILYGTGIWKGYESQRIVDEEIVPVIMPELYQSPEIMDYEHLQMATRPKAWQVWLHANGRGERAQKLGPKFENFTMMIEAVRSGLGVAVLPNMYVESDLKSGRLLAPFGAPVASKNGYYLAYPDHLSGSNKVQAFKNWLTPE, translated from the coding sequence ATGAAAAGACAAATCCCATCACTGACAGCCCTTGAGTGCTTTGAAAATGTTATGCGGCACGGCCTTGTGACCCGCGCGGCAGACGAACTGAACCTGACACAAAGCGCGGTTAGCCGCCAAATCGGCAATCTGGAAGCTTTTATCAGGCAGCCACTTTTCAAGCGCGAGCGCAAGCGCCTAGTGCCCACCGAGGCCGCTAAAGAATTTAGCACAACCCTGTCCCCCATCATGGACAAGCTTGAAAAAGAAACCATGCGCCTAATGAGCTGGGGCGCGGAAGACCGCATACTGACCCTTGGCTTGCTACCCACCTTTGGATCGCGCTGGTTAATCCCGCGCCTTGGTGGTTTCACCGCCAAAAACCCTGATATTCAGCTAAATATTGTTACCGGGCTAAGCCTTGAGGATTTCATCGCCGCCAATACGGATGTCTTTATTTTATACGGCACCGGCATATGGAAAGGCTATGAAAGCCAAAGAATTGTCGACGAAGAAATTGTCCCCGTTATTATGCCAGAGCTATATCAAAGCCCCGAAATTATGGACTATGAACATCTTCAAATGGCAACCCGGCCAAAAGCATGGCAAGTGTGGCTGCATGCAAATGGCCGCGGCGAGCGGGCACAAAAGCTAGGGCCCAAATTTGAAAACTTCACCATGATGATCGAAGCTGTTCGCTCTGGTCTTGGTGTGGCCGTTCTACCCAATATGTATGTGGAGTCTGACCTTAAATCAGGCCGGCTACTAGCCCCGTTCGGGGCACCAGTTGCCAGTAAAAACGGCTATTACCTCGCCTACCCAGACCACTTAAGCGGCAGCAACAAAGTGCAGGCGTTCAAAAACTGGCTAACACCTGAATAA
- a CDS encoding cobyric acid synthase, translating to MSARSIMVQGTGSDVGKSVLVAGLARAYTRRGLKVLPFKPQNMSNNAAVTLEGGEIGRAQWLQALAAGAEPSIHMNPVLLKPESETGAQIIVHGKVFGRAEAGAYQRLKPQLLSAVSESFNRLKNDADLILVEGAGSPAEVNLRAGDIANMGFAVPHKVPVILVGDINRGGVIASIVGTHALLPPEERALIKGVIINQFRGDMSLFDGGITRIVADTGWQSFGIVPFLRVVRELPAEDAVVLEDMHQGEAGKNLKIAVPLLPRIANFDDLDPLKAEAGVELVFCPPGTPLPRDARLIVLPGSKATIADLRFLKAEGWATDIAAHVRAGGALLGICGGYQMLGTVVTDPDGVEGPADREEGLGYLDMETILRPEKIITGTVARVPNLGATMGYEIHTGESFAKAGTPIFMKAGQRVIGHSHADKPIWGTYLHSLFDDGAFRSNFLALLGVKGGAVNHRARVEKSLDAFADALEQHLNLDAILDAAR from the coding sequence ATGTCTGCACGCAGTATTATGGTGCAGGGTACAGGCTCTGATGTTGGTAAATCTGTGCTGGTTGCGGGGCTTGCCCGCGCCTATACTCGGCGCGGTTTGAAGGTGCTACCATTTAAGCCACAAAATATGTCGAACAACGCGGCCGTAACGCTCGAAGGCGGTGAAATTGGCCGTGCCCAGTGGCTACAGGCTTTGGCGGCTGGGGCAGAGCCATCCATTCATATGAACCCGGTGCTTTTAAAGCCCGAATCTGAAACTGGTGCACAGATTATTGTGCATGGTAAAGTGTTTGGCAGGGCAGAGGCTGGTGCATACCAGCGGCTTAAGCCCCAGTTGTTGTCTGCGGTTAGTGAAAGCTTTAACAGGCTAAAAAATGATGCTGACCTTATACTAGTGGAGGGGGCTGGTAGCCCGGCAGAAGTGAACCTAAGGGCGGGTGATATTGCCAATATGGGTTTTGCTGTACCCCACAAAGTACCGGTCATTTTAGTGGGGGATATTAACCGGGGCGGCGTTATTGCCTCTATTGTTGGCACTCATGCTCTGCTGCCACCTGAAGAGCGCGCCTTGATTAAAGGTGTTATTATTAATCAATTCAGGGGTGATATGAGCCTGTTTGATGGCGGTATAACCCGTATTGTGGCCGATACCGGCTGGCAGTCATTTGGTATTGTTCCGTTTTTACGGGTTGTGCGTGAACTTCCCGCTGAAGATGCTGTTGTGCTTGAAGACATGCACCAAGGCGAAGCAGGAAAAAACCTCAAGATAGCTGTGCCGCTTTTGCCGCGTATTGCAAACTTTGATGATCTGGACCCCTTAAAGGCTGAAGCTGGGGTTGAGCTTGTGTTTTGCCCGCCCGGCACCCCCTTGCCGCGGGATGCTAGGCTTATTGTTTTGCCGGGTAGCAAAGCAACTATTGCAGACCTTCGTTTCCTAAAGGCGGAAGGCTGGGCAACTGATATAGCAGCCCATGTGCGGGCGGGCGGCGCGCTTCTTGGTATATGCGGTGGTTACCAGATGCTGGGCACAGTGGTTACAGACCCTGACGGTGTTGAAGGCCCAGCAGACAGGGAGGAAGGTCTTGGGTATCTTGATATGGAAACGATACTAAGGCCTGAGAAAATTATTACGGGCACAGTGGCACGTGTGCCAAATCTGGGTGCCACTATGGGATATGAAATTCACACGGGGGAAAGCTTCGCGAAAGCGGGCACGCCTATTTTTATGAAGGCAGGACAACGGGTGATTGGCCACAGTCATGCAGATAAGCCTATTTGGGGAACATATTTGCATAGCCTCTTTGATGACGGTGCCTTCAGAAGCAATTTTTTGGCACTGCTGGGTGTGAAAGGCGGGGCGGTAAACCACCGTGCCCGCGTTGAAAAATCGCTGGATGCTTTTGCGGATGCTCTTGAACAACATCTGAACCTTGATGCAATACTGGACGCGGCGCGTTAA
- a CDS encoding CaiB/BaiF CoA transferase family protein: MAGPLTGIRVLDLSRILAGPWSTQCLADLGAEVIKIERPNEGDDTRTWGPPFFGEGDEALAAYYMSANRGKQSVAVDMASPEGQSIIKKLAAKSDIVVENFKVGGLKKYGLDYESLKALNVGLIYCSITGFGQTGPYKDRPGYDLMIQGLGGLMSVTGEADDKPGGGPQRAGVAVVDLFTGLYSTIGILGALHHREKTGEGQHIDMALLDTQVAVLANQSLSYLVSGTAPKRQGNSHPAIVPYQSFETKDGHMILAVGNDGQFKRFCDAAGLPGIAADARFSTNPGRVANRGDLVPVLAGVIAGRTTDEWVTMLEKVNVPCGPINTLDRVFDNEQVKARGIQLAHKDSLGRTLPGVANPIRYSATPIEYKKAPPMLGEDTDAVLSALLAE, encoded by the coding sequence GTGGCTGGCCCCCTTACTGGTATCCGTGTTCTTGATCTTAGTCGCATTTTGGCAGGGCCTTGGTCTACCCAGTGTCTTGCTGACCTGGGGGCTGAGGTTATCAAGATTGAACGCCCGAACGAGGGCGATGATACCCGCACATGGGGGCCGCCCTTTTTTGGTGAAGGCGATGAAGCCCTTGCAGCCTACTATATGAGCGCAAACCGCGGCAAACAGTCTGTTGCGGTTGATATGGCAAGCCCAGAGGGGCAGAGCATTATCAAAAAGCTGGCAGCAAAGTCTGATATTGTTGTTGAGAACTTCAAGGTTGGTGGATTGAAGAAATACGGCCTTGATTATGAGAGCCTGAAGGCGCTTAACGTAGGCTTGATTTATTGTTCTATCACTGGTTTTGGTCAAACGGGGCCGTATAAAGACAGGCCGGGCTATGATCTGATGATACAGGGTCTTGGTGGCCTTATGAGCGTGACAGGCGAAGCAGACGATAAGCCCGGTGGTGGCCCGCAGCGCGCTGGTGTTGCGGTGGTTGATTTGTTTACTGGCCTTTATAGCACCATTGGCATTTTAGGGGCTTTGCATCACCGGGAAAAAACCGGTGAAGGTCAGCATATTGATATGGCCCTTCTTGATACACAGGTTGCTGTCCTTGCAAACCAAAGCTTAAGCTACCTTGTATCGGGGACGGCACCAAAGAGGCAAGGCAATAGCCACCCGGCTATTGTGCCGTACCAAAGCTTTGAAACCAAAGACGGCCACATGATTTTGGCAGTTGGTAATGACGGCCAGTTCAAGCGGTTTTGTGATGCGGCGGGCTTACCGGGTATAGCGGCTGACGCGCGCTTCAGTACAAACCCGGGCCGGGTTGCAAATAGGGGTGATCTGGTCCCTGTTCTTGCGGGGGTTATTGCTGGTCGCACGACAGATGAATGGGTGACAATGCTTGAAAAAGTGAATGTGCCGTGCGGCCCTATCAACACGCTTGACCGTGTGTTTGATAACGAGCAGGTAAAAGCCCGCGGCATACAACTAGCGCATAAAGATAGCCTTGGCCGTACATTGCCGGGGGTTGCTAACCCTATTCGGTATTCGGCAACACCTATAGAATATAAAAAAGCACCGCCCATGCTCGGTGAAGATACGGATGCGGTTTTAAGTGCACTTTTAGCTGAGTAG